The window GCACGCGGACTCGACAGTGCTCGCCTGTGACGCGAACGTGGTTCCGCTGTACTTCGGCCTGCTCGAGTCGTCGCGAGCCCGTTCGGTCGCGACGGCGCTCCGGACGCTCGAGACCGGCCGCGGAATCGTCCTTCGGGAGCGGCCGTTCTCGATTCGTGAGGTACACCCGTTCTTTGCACTGCATCGGGACTACCACTACCACGTGTGGCCCTGGAACAGCTTCGTCTACGCCATCGGGCTCGCCCGGTACGGATTTCTCGAGCGGGCGAACCAGGAGGTCGAACGCGTCGAGCGGACGCTCGAACGATACGGTACCTTCCTCGAGAGCTACACGCTCGAGGGGGAGCCGTACGTCAAGCGCGGATACGCGGCGGCGGGTGATTTTACGGTCGCGGCAGCGCTGTGGACTCAGTTCCGATCCCGCGGCGGACGGTAGTCCCGGAGCACGCGGACGACCCGGTCGGGAAGCGGCCACGCGGCGACGAACTCACCTTCGTTGACGAGGACGAGCAGGTGGTCGCGTTCGGAGACGTCAGGAAGCCGTTCGCGGTCGACGACGAGTTGATCCACGGTTCGACCGCCCTCCTCGAGGAGAATGACGACGTGGCGGCCGTCGACGATGCGGTCGACGGTGCCGACGTAGGTTTCGTAAGGGGTGTCTGGGAGGTAATCCTCGATACCGATGGCCGAGTGATCGGTGCTCGCAGCGGGCGGGTTGCGTTCGTGTTCGGCTCCGTTCGATTGCTCGTCGGCAGTTGCACCTGTTACCCCGGCGAGTCCGATTCCGGTCGTGAGTGCACCGATGGTTTCGCGCGCGGTTCGTCGTGTCGTGGATGGCTTTCGTGCCATGGCCGGTTTGGCCGCCCCTTCCGATTTAAACTCGAGCCTCGCTCGATTCTCGCTCGATTGCCGGTTCCCCGATGCTCGAGTAGTCAGGTTCCGTCGACCTACGTATGGCAGCCAACGGCATTCCACAGCCCGGATTCGGCACCTCCGGCCACGAGGGCGATAGCTGCGTCGAGAGCGTCGTCGACGCGCTCGAAACCGGCTATCGCCACATCGATACGGCCCAGATGTACGACAACGAAACCGAAGTCGGGACGGCTCTTGAGCAGGCAGACGTCGACCGCGATGACGTCTTTCTCGCGACGAAGGTACACCCGTCGAACCTCGCGGCCGACGACGTGCGAGAGACTACCGAGGAGAGCCTCGAGCGCCTGGGCGTCGACAGGGTGGATCTGCTGTACGTCCACTGGCCGATCGACGCCTACGACCCCGAGGAGACCCTGCCGGCGATGGACGAGGTGCGCGAGCGGGGACTCACTCGTCACGTCGGCGTGAGCAACTTCACCGTCGAGTTGCTCGAGGAGGCCCGTGAGATCCTCGAGTCCCCGATTCTGGCCCACCAGATCGAGGTACATCCTTTCTTCCAGCAGGACGAACTCGTCTCCGCCGCTCGCGACCACGACGTCACGACGGTCGCGTACTGTCCGATCGCCAAGGGGGACGTCCTCGACGACGGGACGCTCACCGAGATTGCCGACAGCCACAATGCAACAGCTGTCCAGGTGACTCTCGCCTGGCACACCGCTCGAGACGGCGTCGTCGCGATTCCGAAGGCGACTGGCGACCACGTCGCCGAGAACTACAGCTCACTCGAGATCGATCTCACGGAGGACGAACTGGAGCGCATCGAGGAACTCGACCGCGGAGAGCGACTGGTGGATCCGGATCGCGCCGCCTGGAATCGGTGAGTAGCGGTTCGAGCGGTGATCGGTGGAGTTCTCGAGCGGTGATCAACGGTTCGAGCGGATATCTGTTCGATCCGGGTTGGAGACGTCCGCTCGAGCCGGATCGATGACCTCGACCGGGTGGTGGGCATTCCGCGAGAGGAGCGACTCGAGCTGGTCGCCACAGGAGGTGCCGCTGGCGACGACGAGTCGGTCTCTGGTCTCCGCCGTCGTCAACTGCTGGCGAAGGTGGTCGCCGACGTCCATGCTCAACTCGTAGTACTCGCGCTTGTAGCCGAAGCTGCCGGCCATGCCACAGCACTCGACGTCGCTCGTAACCACGTCGTAGCCGAGTCGCTCGAGCGTCGCGACCGTGTATCCTCCGAGCCCGAGCGTTCGCTGCTGGCAGTGGCTGTGGTAGGCGAGGGCGTCGTTGTCGTTCCCGGTTCGCAACGCAGACGGATCGGCGCCGTGCTCGAGCAATCCGTAGACGTACTCGAGGATATCGTAGCTCGCTTCGTTGAGTCGGTCGAACGACGCCTGCGGCAGAAGCCGCTCGTAATCGGCTCGGAACATCGCGAGGTCGGAGGGTTCGATGACGACCACGTCCCGTCCTGCGTCGACGTGTTCGGCGAGCGCGGCGTACACCGCACTCGCGCGCTCGTCCGCGGTTGCGATCATCCCCTGTGAGAGCGGTGCCCGGCCGCTCTCGGGCACCGGTGGGACGCGAACGTGAACGTCCAGCGCCTCGAGAACCCGGACGGCCGCTTTCCCGCGGTCGACGTCGATGTAGTTCGTGTACACGTCCGGGTAGAGGACGACCTCGCGGTCGGCGTTGGCGGCGTCGATCCGCGAACCGCCACGAGCGTCGAACCAGTCGCGGAAGGTCTCTCGGGCGAACGTCGGCAGGTCGCGGCGGTGATCGACGCCGGCGATGCGCTCGAGGCCGCGTCTGACCGGAGCCGAGCCGGCGAGCCAGTTCGACAGCGGGGCCGTCGCGCTCCCGACTTTCGCGAGCGTCTCGTAGTTCCCGAAGAGGCGTTTTTGCAGGTCGATACCGCCCGGTTCCTCGTCGGGCGTGAGTCCCTCGACGAGGAAATCGAATCGGTCGTGCTCGCCCCCGCGATTGACTCGGTCGCGGACGACGGTGTTGATCCACGGGATGTCAATTCCGACGGGACAGGCCTCGACGCAACGCGAACAGCCGGTACACAGGTCGTTGAACGAGGCGGCCGATTCGTAGCTGTGTACGCCAGCTTCCCAACCGGTTGCGATGCCGCCAGTGTAGGTTTCCCCGCCGAAGGCGTGGCCGCCGACGGACTGGAAGTTCGCGCAGGTGTTCGCACAGGCCGAACACCGGATGCAGTACAGCGTCTCGCGGAGGTGCTCGTCCTCGCGCATGGCCATCCGGCC of the Natronosalvus vescus genome contains:
- a CDS encoding aldo/keto reductase is translated as MAANGIPQPGFGTSGHEGDSCVESVVDALETGYRHIDTAQMYDNETEVGTALEQADVDRDDVFLATKVHPSNLAADDVRETTEESLERLGVDRVDLLYVHWPIDAYDPEETLPAMDEVRERGLTRHVGVSNFTVELLEEAREILESPILAHQIEVHPFFQQDELVSAARDHDVTTVAYCPIAKGDVLDDGTLTEIADSHNATAVQVTLAWHTARDGVVAIPKATGDHVAENYSSLEIDLTEDELERIEELDRGERLVDPDRAAWNR
- a CDS encoding LUD domain-containing protein — protein: MSDARRSKAAHIRHLLETEGDAVAANTRGFNQGRYDAVADLEDYEELKREARGIKEAAIERLPELVEEVTETVEENGGTVYLAEDAADANRYIREVVADCDADRLVKSKSMTSEEIEVNDTLERDGVDVVETDLGEWVLQLADEAPSHIVAPAIHKSREEIARLFEHWFDLEEPLETAEELTAFASDRLGELIADADVGMTGANFISADSGTLMLVTSEGNARKTAVVPDTHVAVAGVEKIVPSVEELAPFIELLAKSGTGQDLTSYVSFLTPPTASPVVAFDDPDTPLADREDDRAFHLVLIDNGRMAMREDEHLRETLYCIRCSACANTCANFQSVGGHAFGGETYTGGIATGWEAGVHSYESAASFNDLCTGCSRCVEACPVGIDIPWINTVVRDRVNRGGEHDRFDFLVEGLTPDEEPGGIDLQKRLFGNYETLAKVGSATAPLSNWLAGSAPVRRGLERIAGVDHRRDLPTFARETFRDWFDARGGSRIDAANADREVVLYPDVYTNYIDVDRGKAAVRVLEALDVHVRVPPVPESGRAPLSQGMIATADERASAVYAALAEHVDAGRDVVVIEPSDLAMFRADYERLLPQASFDRLNEASYDILEYVYGLLEHGADPSALRTGNDNDALAYHSHCQQRTLGLGGYTVATLERLGYDVVTSDVECCGMAGSFGYKREYYELSMDVGDHLRQQLTTAETRDRLVVASGTSCGDQLESLLSRNAHHPVEVIDPARADVSNPDRTDIRSNR